A genomic segment from Roseibium algicola encodes:
- the nuoI gene encoding NADH-quinone oxidoreductase subunit NuoI codes for MGLSQAVKSLFLQEFVSAFVLAMRYFFKPKPTVNYPFEKGPVSPRFRGEHALRRYPNGEERCIACKLCEAICPAQAITIEAGPRRNDGTRRTTRYDIDMVKCIYCGFCQEACPVDAIVEGPNFEFATETREELYYDKEKLLANGDRWEREIARNIEMDAPYR; via the coding sequence ATGGGACTTAGTCAAGCCGTCAAATCGCTGTTTCTGCAGGAGTTCGTGTCGGCCTTCGTTCTGGCGATGCGTTACTTCTTCAAGCCGAAACCAACGGTCAATTATCCGTTCGAGAAGGGCCCGGTGAGCCCGCGTTTCCGGGGTGAGCATGCCCTGCGCCGTTATCCGAACGGCGAAGAACGCTGCATTGCCTGCAAGCTGTGCGAAGCTATCTGCCCGGCACAGGCAATCACCATCGAGGCCGGACCGCGACGCAACGACGGCACGCGCCGTACCACGCGCTACGACATCGACATGGTCAAATGCATCTATTGCGGCTTCTGTCAGGAAGCTTGCCCTGTGGATGCAATTGTCGAAGGCCCCAATTTCGAATTCGCCACGGAAACCCGCGAAGAGCTTTACTACGACAAGGAAAAGCTGCTTGCGAACGGCGACCGTTGGGAACGCGAAATTGCCCGTAACATTGAAATGGATGCTCCTTACCGTTAG
- a CDS encoding NADH-quinone oxidoreductase subunit J — protein MILKALFFYLFAGVTLASAFMVIASRNPVTSVLFLILAFVNSAGLFILLGAEYLALLLVVVYVGAVAVLFLFVVMMLDVDFVELRQGFLQYLPVGALVGVILMVELLMGLGAWIIAPGVLGHGAEPMPALSDVSNIQAIGSVLYTKYIYFFQVAGLVLLVAMIGAIVLTLRHKPNVKRQSIPDQVARNREASVEVRKVETGKGI, from the coding sequence ATGATCCTGAAAGCCCTCTTTTTCTACCTGTTTGCCGGCGTCACCCTGGCGTCAGCATTCATGGTGATCGCGTCGCGCAATCCGGTGACGTCGGTTCTGTTCCTGATCCTGGCGTTTGTGAATTCCGCTGGTCTTTTCATTCTGTTGGGCGCCGAATACCTGGCCCTGCTTCTGGTGGTCGTCTATGTCGGCGCGGTGGCGGTGCTGTTCCTGTTCGTCGTCATGATGCTTGATGTGGACTTCGTCGAACTGCGACAGGGCTTCCTGCAGTATCTGCCGGTCGGCGCGCTGGTCGGCGTGATCCTGATGGTCGAGCTGCTGATGGGTCTGGGGGCCTGGATCATTGCACCGGGTGTTCTCGGGCATGGCGCAGAGCCGATGCCGGCACTTAGCGACGTGAGCAACATCCAGGCGATCGGGTCTGTGCTCTACACCAAGTACATCTACTTCTTCCAGGTCGCTGGCCTGGTTCTTCTGGTGGCCATGATCGGGGCAATCGTCCTGACCCTGCGCCACAAGCCGAATGTCAAACGTCAAAGCATTCCGGACCAGGTTGCGCGAAACCGCGAAGCCTCAGTTGAGGTCCGCAAGGTGGAAACGGGCAAGGGTATCTGA
- the nuoK gene encoding NADH-quinone oxidoreductase subunit NuoK, with amino-acid sequence MEIGLSHYLSVAAILFTIGIFGIFLNRKNVIVILMSIELLLLSVNINFVAFSSFLGDMMGQIFTMLVLTVAAAEAAIGLAILVVFHRNRGSIAVEDVNVMKG; translated from the coding sequence ATGGAAATCGGTCTGTCGCACTATCTGTCGGTCGCGGCGATCCTGTTCACGATCGGGATCTTCGGGATCTTCCTGAACAGGAAAAACGTGATTGTTATCTTGATGTCTATCGAACTGCTGCTGCTGTCGGTGAACATCAACTTTGTCGCCTTTTCGTCGTTCCTCGGCGACATGATGGGCCAGATCTTCACCATGCTGGTTCTCACCGTGGCTGCCGCAGAGGCCGCCATCGGCCTTGCGATCCTGGTGGTCTTCCACCGGAACCGCGGCTCCATCGCCGTGGAAGACGTCAACGTGATGAAAGGGTAG
- the nuoL gene encoding NADH-quinone oxidoreductase subunit L, whose amino-acid sequence MYSAILFLPLIGFLIAGLFGRAIGAKTSEYITSGLLILAALLSWITFFGFWLGGSEMQIVDLFRWIDTGDLKVSWSIRVDTLTAVMLIVVTTVSALVHVYSIGYMHHDPHRPRFFAYLSLFTFAMLSLVTADNLLQMFFGWEGVGLASYLLIGFWYQKPSANAAAIKAFVVNRVGDFGFALGIFGVFYLFQSIEFTTIFNDAPSFIQEHGEVMTFLGYHLDPHAAMTVVCLLLFMGAMGKSAQFLLHTWLPDAMEGPTPVSALIHAATMVTAGVFMVARLSPLMELSHTALTVIVFFGATTAFFAATVGLVQNDIKRVIAYSTCSQLGYMFVALGVGAYSIGIFHLFTHAFFKALLFLCAGSVIHAVSDEQDMRKMGGLRKHIPITYWTMMIGTLALTGVGIPFTHIGFAGFISKDAIIEAAFAGSVGEHANPMALYGFWMTVIAAALTSFYSWRLTFMTFHGKPRAPVDVMKHVHESPLVMTVPLFILSIGAVLAGMVFYGSFYGEGYAEFWKGALFNSETNHILHAMHEVPGWVKVSPFVMMVLGFLVAYQFYIRSPEMPKQLAERHSGLYQFLLNKWYFDELYNFIFIRPAMWLGRVLWKKGDGTVIDGYGPNGVASRVQNVTAWVVRLQTGYLYHYAFAMLIGVAALITWSMFTGAGTGGGAH is encoded by the coding sequence ATGTATTCCGCAATCCTGTTCCTGCCGCTGATCGGCTTCCTGATCGCCGGTCTTTTCGGCCGCGCCATCGGCGCCAAGACCAGTGAATATATTACGAGTGGTCTCCTGATCCTCGCTGCGCTGCTGTCCTGGATCACTTTCTTCGGGTTCTGGCTCGGCGGCTCGGAAATGCAGATCGTCGATCTGTTCCGCTGGATCGATACCGGTGATCTGAAGGTGTCCTGGTCCATCAGGGTCGACACGCTGACCGCTGTGATGCTGATCGTCGTGACCACTGTGTCCGCGCTCGTGCATGTCTACTCAATCGGGTACATGCACCATGACCCGCATCGGCCGCGTTTCTTCGCCTATCTGTCGCTTTTCACCTTCGCGATGCTGTCGCTGGTGACGGCAGACAACCTTTTGCAGATGTTCTTCGGCTGGGAAGGTGTGGGCCTTGCCTCCTATCTTCTGATCGGCTTCTGGTATCAGAAACCGTCCGCAAATGCGGCCGCCATCAAGGCATTCGTCGTCAACCGCGTTGGTGACTTCGGATTTGCGCTCGGCATCTTCGGCGTCTTCTATCTGTTCCAGAGCATCGAGTTCACCACCATCTTCAACGACGCGCCGTCCTTCATCCAGGAGCACGGCGAGGTGATGACTTTCCTCGGCTACCATCTTGATCCGCATGCAGCGATGACGGTTGTCTGCCTGCTGCTGTTCATGGGAGCCATGGGCAAGTCGGCGCAGTTCCTGCTGCACACCTGGCTGCCGGACGCCATGGAAGGCCCGACACCCGTGTCCGCGCTTATCCATGCCGCGACGATGGTGACCGCCGGTGTCTTCATGGTGGCTCGTCTGTCACCGCTGATGGAACTTTCGCACACCGCGTTGACGGTCATCGTGTTCTTTGGTGCAACGACGGCCTTCTTCGCCGCAACTGTCGGTCTGGTGCAGAACGACATCAAGCGTGTGATCGCCTATTCGACCTGTTCGCAGCTCGGGTACATGTTCGTTGCACTTGGCGTCGGTGCCTATTCGATCGGTATCTTCCACCTGTTTACCCACGCCTTCTTCAAGGCGCTGCTGTTCCTATGCGCCGGTTCGGTGATCCACGCCGTTTCCGACGAGCAGGACATGCGCAAGATGGGTGGTCTTCGGAAGCATATTCCGATTACCTACTGGACGATGATGATCGGAACGCTGGCCCTTACGGGTGTGGGCATTCCATTCACCCATATCGGTTTCGCCGGCTTCATTTCCAAGGATGCGATCATCGAGGCAGCCTTTGCCGGTTCCGTGGGTGAACACGCCAATCCGATGGCCCTCTACGGCTTCTGGATGACTGTTATCGCTGCTGCGCTGACGTCGTTCTATTCCTGGCGCTTGACGTTCATGACCTTCCACGGCAAGCCGCGTGCGCCTGTCGATGTGATGAAACACGTACATGAATCTCCGCTGGTGATGACCGTGCCGCTGTTCATCCTGTCCATCGGCGCTGTGCTGGCGGGCATGGTCTTCTACGGTTCGTTCTACGGCGAAGGTTATGCAGAGTTCTGGAAGGGCGCACTGTTCAACAGTGAAACCAACCACATCCTGCATGCCATGCACGAAGTTCCTGGCTGGGTGAAGGTGTCCCCGTTCGTCATGATGGTGCTCGGCTTCCTGGTTGCCTACCAGTTCTACATCCGCTCTCCGGAAATGCCGAAGCAGCTGGCGGAGCGCCATTCCGGCCTCTACCAGTTCCTGCTCAACAAGTGGTACTTCGACGAGCTTTATAACTTCATCTTTATCCGTCCTGCCATGTGGCTCGGCCGGGTCCTCTGGAAGAAGGGCGATGGCACCGTGATCGACGGGTATGGCCCGAACGGTGTTGCTTCCCGTGTTCAGAATGTGACCGCCTGGGTCGTCCGCCTGCAGACCGGATATCTCTATCACTATGCATTTGCGATGCTGATCGGTGTGGCTGCGCTTATCACCTGGTCGATGTTCACCGGTGCAGGCACCGGCGGGGGTGCACACTAA
- a CDS encoding NADH-quinone oxidoreductase subunit M: MIDWPILSLTTFLPLLGVLFILLVPGNDEGSKKNIRMVALVTTSVTFLLSLFIWGNFDYANSGFQFVEHREWLGSNISYRMGVDGISVLFVILTTFLMPFCILASWDSVQKRVKEYMIAFLVLETLMIGVFCALDLVVFYVFFEAGLIPMFLIIGVWGGARRVYASYKFFLYTLLGSVLMLIAIMAMYWNAGTTNIEALLAHQFPGGMQTWLWLAFFASFAVKMPMWPVHTWLPDAHVEAPTAGSVILAGVLLKLGGYGFLRFSLPMFPLASDMFAPFVFTLSVVAIIYTSLVALAQEDIKKLIAYSSVAHMGYVTMGIFTMTEQGVQGGIFQMLSHGIVSGALFLCVGVIYDRMHTREIAAYGGLVNRMPKYAVAFLIFTMANVGLPGTSGFVGEILTLMGAFQVNSWVAFFATTGVILSAAYALYLYRRVVFGALEKESLKSILDLNLREKVILIPMIILTIFFGFYPMAILDVTQGAVDNLINQYTAALDAAGVVQHAASAAAAH, encoded by the coding sequence ATGATTGACTGGCCAATTCTGTCACTCACGACGTTCTTGCCGCTGCTGGGCGTGCTCTTCATTCTCCTAGTTCCGGGGAATGACGAGGGCAGCAAGAAGAACATCCGGATGGTCGCTCTTGTGACCACCTCGGTGACCTTCCTTCTGTCGCTGTTCATCTGGGGCAATTTCGACTACGCCAATTCCGGCTTCCAGTTCGTGGAACACCGGGAATGGCTTGGAAGCAACATCAGCTACCGCATGGGCGTTGACGGTATTTCCGTCCTCTTCGTGATCCTTACGACCTTCCTGATGCCGTTCTGCATCCTGGCCTCCTGGGACAGCGTGCAGAAGCGGGTAAAGGAATACATGATTGCCTTCCTCGTTCTGGAAACGCTGATGATCGGCGTCTTCTGCGCGCTGGACCTGGTCGTGTTCTACGTGTTCTTCGAAGCTGGCCTCATTCCGATGTTCCTGATCATCGGTGTGTGGGGCGGGGCGCGCAGGGTCTATGCATCCTACAAGTTCTTCCTGTACACGCTGCTCGGCTCGGTGCTGATGCTGATCGCGATCATGGCGATGTACTGGAACGCAGGCACCACCAACATTGAAGCGCTCCTGGCGCATCAGTTCCCGGGCGGGATGCAAACATGGCTGTGGCTGGCCTTCTTCGCGAGCTTTGCCGTGAAGATGCCAATGTGGCCGGTGCATACCTGGTTGCCGGACGCACACGTGGAAGCACCGACCGCCGGTTCCGTCATTCTGGCGGGCGTGCTCCTGAAGCTCGGCGGCTACGGCTTCCTGCGCTTCTCCCTGCCGATGTTCCCGCTTGCCTCCGACATGTTCGCACCCTTCGTGTTCACATTGTCTGTGGTTGCGATCATCTACACGTCGCTGGTGGCGCTTGCCCAGGAAGACATCAAGAAACTGATCGCCTATTCATCGGTCGCACACATGGGCTACGTGACCATGGGCATCTTCACGATGACGGAGCAGGGTGTGCAGGGTGGTATCTTCCAGATGCTTTCCCACGGCATTGTTTCCGGTGCGCTTTTCCTTTGTGTAGGCGTTATCTACGACCGGATGCATACCCGCGAAATCGCTGCCTATGGCGGTCTGGTCAACCGGATGCCGAAGTATGCGGTTGCGTTCCTGATTTTCACCATGGCCAACGTCGGCCTGCCAGGTACTTCCGGGTTCGTTGGGGAAATCCTGACGCTGATGGGGGCGTTCCAGGTCAATTCGTGGGTGGCGTTCTTTGCTACCACCGGTGTGATCCTGTCAGCTGCCTACGCGCTCTATCTCTATCGCCGCGTCGTCTTCGGCGCGCTGGAGAAGGAAAGCCTCAAGTCGATCCTCGACCTGAACCTCAGGGAAAAGGTTATCCTGATCCCCATGATCATCCTGACGATCTTCTTCGGCTTCTATCCGATGGCGATCCTGGATGTGACACAGGGTGCGGTCGACAATCTCATCAATCAATACACCGCGGCGCTCGACGCGGCTGGCGTTGTCCAGCACGCAGCGTCTGCCGCGGCGGCCCACTAG
- the nuoN gene encoding NADH-quinone oxidoreductase subunit NuoN, with the protein MSELTLLPDLKPVLPEIILALGAMVLLMIGAFGGKRVSYAVFGGAMGLLGGTFLVLLFVPAFGETFGGSFVLDDFAYLLKLLVLAGSFFAIAMSWAYAKSQSFDHFEYPILIVLATLGMMLMLSANDMIALYLGLELQSLSLYVVAAINRDSVRSTEAGLKYFVLGALSSGMLLYGMSLVYGFTGQVAFEGIAESLSHDGASIGLVIGLTFILAGLAFKISAVPFHMWTPDVYEGAPTPVTAFLAAAPKVAAMGMLVRIVIEAFQPVTNDWQQIIVFVSIASMALGAFAAIGQHNLKRLMAYSSIGHMGYALVGLAAGTQTGVEGVIFYMIAYMGMTLGVFACILSMRRKDGMVEEIGDLAGLSQTNLPMAILLGLLMFSLAGIPPLVGFFGKWYVFSAAVEAGLFPLAVIGVVASVVGAYYYLRIVKVMFFDEPVEGFEAMPMELRVVLGLSSVFVIFFWLAPGQIVSAASSAAQSLF; encoded by the coding sequence ATGTCTGAATTGACCCTATTGCCAGATCTCAAGCCGGTACTGCCGGAGATCATCCTGGCCCTCGGAGCCATGGTGCTGCTGATGATCGGCGCCTTTGGCGGCAAGCGCGTCAGCTACGCCGTCTTCGGTGGAGCAATGGGCCTGCTCGGCGGCACCTTCCTGGTGCTTCTGTTCGTGCCGGCCTTTGGTGAAACGTTCGGCGGTTCGTTCGTTCTGGACGATTTCGCCTACTTGCTCAAACTGCTGGTGCTGGCAGGTTCGTTCTTTGCCATCGCCATGTCCTGGGCCTACGCCAAGAGCCAGTCCTTCGACCATTTCGAGTATCCGATCCTGATCGTTCTTGCGACGCTCGGCATGATGCTGATGCTGTCGGCGAATGACATGATCGCACTTTATCTCGGCCTGGAACTGCAGAGCCTTTCGCTCTACGTCGTTGCCGCCATCAACCGGGACAGCGTGCGCTCGACCGAAGCCGGCCTGAAGTACTTCGTGCTGGGCGCGCTGTCGTCGGGCATGCTGCTCTATGGCATGTCGCTTGTTTACGGCTTCACCGGGCAGGTGGCCTTCGAGGGTATCGCGGAATCGCTGTCCCACGATGGCGCTTCCATCGGACTGGTGATCGGCCTGACCTTCATTCTTGCCGGTCTTGCCTTCAAGATTTCCGCGGTTCCGTTCCACATGTGGACGCCGGATGTCTATGAAGGGGCGCCAACCCCGGTTACCGCATTCCTCGCCGCTGCACCGAAAGTTGCTGCTATGGGCATGCTGGTCCGGATCGTGATCGAGGCCTTCCAGCCGGTTACCAACGACTGGCAGCAGATCATCGTGTTCGTGTCGATCGCATCGATGGCACTCGGAGCCTTCGCGGCTATCGGTCAGCACAACCTGAAACGACTGATGGCCTATTCGTCCATCGGTCACATGGGCTACGCGCTGGTGGGTCTTGCTGCCGGCACCCAGACAGGTGTCGAAGGCGTCATTTTCTACATGATCGCCTACATGGGCATGACGCTTGGTGTCTTCGCCTGCATCCTGTCCATGCGCCGCAAGGATGGCATGGTCGAGGAGATCGGTGATCTGGCCGGACTGTCCCAGACAAACCTGCCGATGGCAATCCTGCTGGGTCTGCTGATGTTCTCGCTCGCCGGTATTCCGCCGCTGGTCGGTTTCTTCGGCAAGTGGTACGTGTTCAGCGCGGCCGTCGAGGCCGGTCTCTTCCCGCTGGCCGTGATCGGCGTGGTCGCGTCGGTAGTAGGTGCCTATTACTACCTGCGGATCGTCAAGGTCATGTTCTTCGACGAACCTGTTGAAGGTTTCGAGGCCATGCCGATGGAGCTGCGCGTGGTACTGGGCCTGTCGAGTGTTTTCGTGATCTTCTTCTGGCTGGCACCGGGACAGATCGTCAGCGCGGCCAGCTCTGCTGCCCAGTCGCTGTTCTGA
- a CDS encoding biotin--[acetyl-CoA-carboxylase] ligase translates to MTSYGHERPAPGAPDFRFVELETVGSTNSLCFDKARQGDAGHLWIRADEQTTGRGRRGRDWSSPIGNMFASLLLIDPKPAERIGELPLAAAVALAEAVDKAAGTLQLVSLKWPNDLLVEGSKLSGILLEAETLNDGRQAVVLGFGVNCVSHPPLSLYQATDLRSLGYQVTAERLFECLAETLADNLSRWQQPGGFEGIRRAWLKRAAHLGKTITVRTAQEEITGTFADLDARGHLVLKQDGGGERTIYAGDVFLPGA, encoded by the coding sequence ATGACAAGTTATGGACATGAACGTCCGGCGCCAGGTGCGCCGGACTTTCGCTTTGTGGAGCTGGAAACTGTCGGCTCCACGAATTCGCTGTGTTTCGACAAGGCACGGCAAGGGGACGCCGGTCATCTGTGGATCAGGGCAGACGAGCAGACCACAGGTCGTGGGCGCCGCGGGCGTGACTGGTCCTCACCGATAGGCAACATGTTCGCCAGCCTGCTTCTGATCGACCCAAAACCGGCTGAACGGATCGGCGAATTGCCGCTTGCTGCTGCCGTTGCATTGGCGGAAGCCGTTGACAAAGCCGCAGGTACACTGCAACTGGTAAGCCTGAAATGGCCAAACGACCTGCTTGTAGAGGGCTCGAAACTTTCCGGCATCCTGCTGGAGGCTGAAACGCTTAACGATGGCCGGCAGGCAGTTGTCCTTGGTTTCGGTGTCAATTGTGTTTCCCACCCGCCGTTGTCCTTGTATCAGGCGACGGATCTCAGGAGCTTGGGCTATCAGGTAACAGCTGAACGGTTGTTCGAATGTCTTGCGGAGACGCTGGCGGACAACCTGTCTCGCTGGCAGCAACCGGGCGGCTTTGAAGGAATTCGCCGAGCCTGGCTGAAACGGGCGGCACATCTGGGCAAGACCATAACGGTTCGGACTGCCCAGGAAGAAATTACCGGCACTTTTGCCGATTTGGACGCGCGCGGCCACCTGGTCCTGAAACAGGATGGTGGCGGTGAGCGAACGATTTATGCGGGTGATGTGTTTTTGCCTGGCGCTTGA
- a CDS encoding ribonuclease J gives MASAKKNNNNNDIVFLPLGGVGEIGMNLGLYGYGPEDDRTWLIVDCGVSFAGPELPGIDVVVPDIKFLEDEVDNIAGMVITHAHEDHYGGILHLWPFLKVPVYATAFTAGLLAAKTESEPGAEEVPVTVVKQGERHKIGPFDVEFVAMAHSIPEPCALAIRTPAGMVLHTGDWKIDRTPGVGLPIDLDRLAELGREGVMALVCDSTNAIRDGVSPSEADVAVELKKVMAKASKRIAVTTFASNVARIRAIAEAAAANDRDMVIVGRSMHRVIEVAGELGYLDGLKPFHDEEAYGYLPREKTVLLCTGSQGEARAALARIAAGDHRNIALSKGDMVIFSSRTIPGNEKAVGEVLNNLADKDVDIITDRDALVHVSGHPRRGELEQLYKLVQPKVVLPVHGEPLHLAAHAAFAKDLGVPEVVRGKNGDIIRLSAGRAGIIDEAPSGILVKDGDILDDPEVTGVKERRKLSFAGAAVIALVVNRSGELLDDPNVVLLGLPDTDDEGDPMEDIVIKAVRGAVTSIPKNRRKDKDLVAEAARRAARSEILNVWGKKTLCKVMVTQL, from the coding sequence ATGGCTTCGGCCAAGAAAAACAACAACAACAACGACATCGTGTTTCTGCCCCTGGGCGGGGTCGGCGAAATCGGCATGAACCTCGGTTTGTACGGCTATGGTCCGGAAGATGACCGGACATGGCTGATCGTCGACTGTGGTGTGAGTTTCGCCGGACCGGAGCTTCCGGGCATCGACGTAGTCGTTCCGGACATCAAGTTCCTGGAAGATGAAGTCGACAATATCGCCGGTATGGTGATTACCCACGCACATGAAGACCATTACGGCGGGATCCTGCATCTGTGGCCCTTCCTGAAGGTACCGGTCTATGCAACGGCCTTCACTGCCGGTCTGCTCGCAGCCAAGACGGAAAGCGAGCCGGGAGCAGAAGAGGTTCCGGTGACGGTGGTGAAGCAGGGCGAGCGCCACAAGATTGGTCCGTTTGATGTCGAATTTGTTGCGATGGCGCACTCCATTCCGGAGCCCTGCGCGCTGGCGATCCGCACGCCTGCCGGCATGGTTCTGCACACCGGCGACTGGAAGATCGACAGGACGCCTGGCGTCGGCCTTCCCATCGATCTGGACCGGCTTGCCGAGCTCGGCCGGGAAGGGGTGATGGCGCTTGTCTGTGACAGTACCAATGCAATTCGTGACGGTGTCAGCCCCAGCGAGGCAGATGTTGCCGTCGAGCTGAAAAAAGTTATGGCAAAGGCCAGCAAGCGAATTGCGGTCACCACCTTTGCATCCAACGTCGCCCGCATTCGGGCGATTGCGGAAGCAGCCGCGGCGAACGACCGCGACATGGTGATTGTCGGCCGCTCTATGCACCGGGTGATCGAGGTTGCCGGAGAGCTTGGCTATCTGGATGGACTGAAGCCGTTTCACGATGAAGAGGCCTATGGCTACCTGCCGCGGGAAAAGACCGTGCTTTTGTGCACGGGATCGCAAGGCGAAGCCCGCGCTGCCCTCGCCAGGATCGCAGCCGGCGACCATCGCAACATCGCGCTGTCAAAGGGCGATATGGTCATCTTTTCTTCGCGCACGATCCCCGGCAACGAGAAAGCCGTTGGTGAGGTGCTGAACAACCTTGCCGACAAGGATGTCGACATCATCACCGACCGTGACGCCCTTGTGCATGTGTCCGGTCACCCGCGCAGGGGCGAGCTGGAGCAGCTTTACAAACTGGTCCAGCCGAAAGTCGTGCTTCCCGTCCACGGGGAACCGTTGCATCTTGCCGCCCACGCCGCGTTCGCAAAGGACCTCGGGGTGCCTGAAGTGGTGCGCGGCAAGAACGGGGACATCATCCGCCTGAGTGCGGGGCGTGCCGGCATCATCGACGAGGCGCCGTCAGGCATCCTGGTGAAAGACGGCGATATCCTGGACGATCCGGAAGTCACCGGCGTCAAGGAACGGCGCAAGCTTTCGTTTGCGGGCGCTGCGGTGATCGCGCTGGTGGTCAACCGATCCGGGGAGCTGCTGGACGACCCCAATGTTGTCCTGTTGGGCTTGCCGGACACGGATGATGAAGGTGATCCGATGGAGGACATCGTCATCAAGGCTGTCAGGGGCGCTGTTACCAGCATCCCGAAGAACCGGCGCAAGGACAAGGATCTGGTTGCGGAGGCTGCGCGCCGTGCAGCCCGGTCCGAGATCCTGAACGTCTGGGGCAAAAAGACGCTCTGCAAGGTGATGGTGACCCAACTATAG
- the mce gene encoding methylmalonyl-CoA epimerase gives MIGRLNHVAIAVSDIEAATAVYRDTLGAEVSAREEQPDHGVSTVFINLPNTKIELLEPLGENSPIAKFLEKNPSGGIHHVCYEVDDIIAARDKLLADGARVLGDGEPKIGAHGKPVLFLHPKDFLGTLTELEEA, from the coding sequence ATGATCGGACGGCTCAATCACGTCGCCATTGCGGTGTCGGATATCGAAGCAGCAACGGCAGTCTACCGGGACACTCTCGGTGCAGAGGTTTCAGCCAGGGAAGAGCAGCCGGACCACGGCGTCAGCACGGTGTTCATCAACTTGCCGAACACCAAGATCGAGCTGCTTGAGCCACTTGGCGAGAATTCTCCCATTGCAAAGTTCCTGGAAAAGAACCCCTCAGGTGGCATTCACCACGTTTGCTACGAGGTCGATGACATTATTGCCGCGCGCGACAAGCTGCTGGCAGATGGGGCCCGGGTACTTGGCGACGGTGAGCCGAAGATAGGGGCGCATGGCAAACCTGTGCTGTTCCTGCATCCCAAGGATTTTCTCGGTACCTTGACCGAACTTGAAGAGGCTTAA
- a CDS encoding DUF1467 family protein has protein sequence MSIAFGMAIYFMLWWIILFAILPFGMRRTQEEAGEVVPGTEPSAPEQPRFRRVIILTTIVTTVVFAGYLGMRNSGFGLDDIPFLNPPTGSYSHPSN, from the coding sequence ATGTCCATCGCGTTTGGCATGGCCATCTATTTCATGCTCTGGTGGATCATTCTGTTTGCCATCCTGCCGTTCGGCATGCGCCGGACGCAGGAGGAAGCAGGCGAGGTTGTACCAGGAACCGAGCCAAGCGCTCCCGAGCAGCCGCGATTCCGTCGGGTAATCATCCTGACCACCATCGTGACTACTGTGGTTTTTGCCGGATACCTCGGTATGCGCAACTCGGGATTCGGGCTGGACGACATTCCGTTCCTCAACCCGCCAACCGGCAGCTACAGTCACCCGTCCAACTGA